CTTTGTAATAGCTTTTTCTAAAAAAGTCGGCTAATTCGTCTAAATCAGTGGCGATTTTTTCCAGTTGTAGGGGGTTTCGCTTTCTCCTTGGCTGTATACATAGTTGTAGCCATAACCATCAAAGGTATTGCTTACTACTTTTATCGCCATTTTTATGTTTAGCCCCTTTAAAAACATGTTTAAATTAATATTGCCGTATACACTTTCATACATTTTTTTGGCATATTCATAGTTTTCTTCTATAAATCTTTTACCAGCAATACGGCGTTCTTCTTTAAAACACTTCATAATAAACTCCGTCATTAACGGGTACTGATAATTAATTCGGGATTTTAGAAAGGCTGTTTCCCGTAAATTATGAATAATATCTCCGGGTATTAACTTAACATTTTTTTCAATCTCTTTTATGTAATAAACAATTGCATGGTTAACAACTGCCCAATAAAGCTTTTGCTTATTGCCAAAGTAATGAAAAATTAAGGCCTTAGAGACCCCTGCCTTTTCAGCAATTAAACTGGTTGAGCATTTATCATATCCTCTAGTTGCAAACTCCTTTATACAGGCAGTAATTATTCTATCTTTTTTATCATGTAGCCTAGTATAATTTGACTGTAGCAAACACATCACCCTCAGTTTTTTAAAAACAAACCAAATTGGTTAATTAAACAATTTTAGCTTATCATCGCTGACCATAAAGGTCAATACCCCAAAATAGTTTAGTTTTACTGACCTTAGCGGTCAATGTGGGGGTGTGTATAAACTAATTTCTTACTATTATTGGTACGAATATTGAACTACATAATGAAGTATTATACCTTTGTGCTCTATCTTTATGGCAAATCTACTGTTGAAATCTAAATCAGGAAATACATCTATAACTGAGTTATATGATTGATTACCAAAGTGCGTAAATCCAACTGCTGAATTAGCAATAGATGGTCGCTGCAATCTTCTTTCAGGATTGTTATCTATTGTATATAATATATCTCCCCATTTATTGTTTGCTCTTAAAGTACCAGTATCATAGTAAACTATAGATATTCTTTTAATTTTACCTTTCCCATTAAATGATCCAACATTACAAAACGAAAACCCTCCAGATGTAGTTCCACAGATTTGACCCATTTTTGTTAACCTTGGCACATCCCCAACTCCTCTCCAATTAATTCCATTTGTGCTAATTTCTAGTTTTCCATTATTAAGTCTAAGATAACCATTTAAAAAATTGATTACTTTATTGGTGACAATATGACCATTTTCATCTGTTTTTACATTTTTGTTAGGTTCGGCAGCTACAGTTGATAGATTACTTATACTTTGCTGAACTCCTAAAGCGGTCATGTATTTATTATTATCACTTCCATTATTAATATCTAATTTCGTTGCTTTTTGAATCATACCAATTCCCATATCTATAAAATTACTCATTAATCTCAACTCCCCCATCACTAGATATTATTAAACCCTTAGAGTTGTATTTCAGGTTGAATTTTATTATTCTTCTTATGCTTACTCCATCAACTCTAAAGTATTGCTCTGTTATTGTTTGATAAAAGCCATTATCATCTGGATTACTGGCTGTTTTACGTAAATAAAGGGTGTTATCTTTACGTTTATATTCTACCGTAATAGGGTTTTCATTTGAGTCTGTTTCGGTTACCTCAAACTTAAGTCTATCAAGTGATAATAAACCACCATTCCATTCTATTTTATCTTTTGTTACATCTAAAATAGGGTTCCAGGTTGACCCATTATCTGTAGTATAGTCCATACATAAACCTACTTCACCCTCTACATTTGAATCTTTTAATATAAGTCGCTGTTGCATAGTATCTTGAGTGTTATTAATAATAACCCCAGAAGAATTATTATCTCTATTTTCTTTTGTAAGTTTTAAACTATTATCAACAGTTAATGAACCAGTTACCATTGTATCGGTATGTACATAAGAATCTGCAATACCTTGTTCAATACGGTTTAAATCATGTTCTGTTACTACATCATTCATTTCCCAATTTGTTTTTGATACAAAGTTTCTACTCATTTTTCCACCTATCCAATTCATTTTTTTGTAAAACAGTACAGTTATAAACAACCTAAGTAATAAGAAAAATACTACTTAAATATAAAAAAGAGCAGATTAATCTGCTCTTTTAATACTATTTACTTTATTAAACCGACTTAACTTTAGAATACTTATTTATACCTTTACTCAACTTTATTATTCTTAAGTATTCTTCTAAACATCTCCCAAACAACCCAAGCTGGTAATGGTTTTAGTAAGTCTTTTTTCCACTGCTCGGGGTTGTTTAAGTAACCAGCTTTTGTTAATTCATTTATAGCATGTTTACCAATTTCAGTTCGCCATTCAGGCTTAGGCCTACCAAACATCTTTATGATAGAATCGGTGAGTACCTGAGCAGCTTGTTTTCTAAACTTATCACTTTTAAGTAATTTTAGATCAGCTTTATTAGACATAAAACCATGCTCAATTAAAACTGCAGGAATACCAGCTTTATGGGTCTCTCGGTTCATAAAGAAATTACACCATTCATTAAGATTACCGGCTCTCATTCCTCTTGAAGGATGCGTAAAGTTTTTTTGAGCTTGATTAAGCCAATGTTCACAAAATTGCTTGGCTGTTTCATTTTCATGCCAATAAAATATCCAATAACCTCTCGGTTTGGGGTCGCTATTATAATCGGCATGAATGCTTATTAAAAAATCTGCTTTATTATTTTTAGATATTTTTAATCTTTGTTGTAGACTATTACTATTACCTTGCAAAGGCTGGGTTAAAATTACTTGAAATCCTGCTTCTTGCAGATTTTTTTTAGCGTAACCTGCTACGGCAGAGTTAAACTCGAACTCTGCCATTTCTGGTACCCCTTTACTTTTGGTTAAGGGGTACGTTTCTATTCCGTGACCTGCATCAAGAGCGATTATCATCTTGAGTCATCTCCGATTTATTTTGAAAAATTTTTATGGCCTGTTTTAATGCATTAGGAACTGGTAAACCAATTCTACCTGCGTTTTCTATTATGGATAATAATTCTGTTCCTAAGTAGAAAAATATAACTGCGTTCATGATTAAATTAGTTTTGGCAGTACCCAAAGCTACATCACCAAAATGACCTGCTGACACTAACAAAAAAATCATCACTTTGCCAGCTATGCCTCTTCTACCTATTTTACTAGATAATTGTTTTTCAACAAAGGCTGCCAATATTCCCGTGATGATATCTATTGAGATTATAATTACTAATACAGTGAGTAGGTCCGACCACCCACCAAACACTGCAGCTATTTTTGCTGCAATAAAAGCCAAAGAGGCTTTTATAATATTTGAGGTTTGCATGTAATATGCTCCTTTTTATTTATTTTTTTGGAATTTATTAGAGATGTAAACTATAAGCTTTCTGTATATCTCACAATGCTGTCCGTTAATTTTATCTAATGATTTAAACTCTCTATAAAAATGAGCATTACAACCGCCAGAGCACTTACCTGCTAACTCACAGCCGCTTAAATAACATTGCTCTAATCTCTTAGAGACTTGTTTAAGCAATTCTAATCTTTCTTTGCAATATAATATATCTCCAAAATCATCATAATCATCTAAATAGCCAAAGTTTAGTTCTCTTGGGAAAGCACCAAAATCACATAATCCTAATAAACCATCATTATCCATACCTATCCAGTGGTCATGGCAATTGGTACACAATGCACCCGAGGCTGATTGTCCTGTTAACATTTTTAAAATTTGTTTAAACTGAAAAATTTCTATTCTATTTTGATCTTTAATCCAATAATCAAATAGCTTACACATGGATTTTATATATTTTTGAGTATATTCATTATCTATACCATCACCAAACAGTTCATTAATTCTAAAGTGTTTTACTCCTAAAGATTTAATATGCTCGTATTCATTTATTATATTATCTAAAAAGATTTCATTGCCAACACTAACAAGCCCTACATTAATGTTTTTACTTAATAACAGTTTTATTTTATCTGCTATTATTTCATGGTCGCACCTATAATGGTCTGATGAAAGTCCATCATAAGATACAGCATAGCTTAGCTTAAGCCTTTTAATCAAATCTATCCATTCTTCATTAACCAATGTTCCATTAGAAGTCATTGAATACCTAACTCCTATATTTAGGCTTTTAGCATATTGATTAATTTCTTCATAAAAAGAAACTGGCATAATTAAAGGCTCTCCACCATGAAAAAAAAGAGAAATATTTTTAAAATATTTACTAGCTAATTTAATTATCTTCTTAACATTGTTAATATCTATGTCTTGTCCTGTTTTTTTAATGAGTTGGGCATCATAACAATACTTGCATTTTAAATTACATCTGTGTGTTAGTTTTAAAAAGATACTTAAATTTCTCATAGCCCTATCCTGCCTTCCCAGTTATAATCAATAATTTGTTTAATAGTTGAAAGCCCTCTATATGCAGATTTTTTTAGTTTTTTAGATACAGCTGGATTAATATTGTCTAACTCTTCTATACTTAAATCTTTGATTTTCACAAAAACATGTTTAATCATTGCCTTAAAAATATAACAAAAATTTGGATCTGGCTTAGTCGCATCACCATATAGAGTAAGTGAAGATCCGTTACAGCCTCCAAAGCAATATTCAGAAAAATCACAGGTTTTTAAACAGTTCAGCCTTTTATCTGCCTGTTGCTGTTTTAGCATTAAAAAATTTTTATGATAAAATACATTAGCAATATTCTTATAGTCACTAATATTACCTAAGTTATAAGGATACCACCTGTCACAGGGATAAATATCCCCATTTGGGTTAAATGCTAACCACTTACCAACGCAAGTATCATAATAACAGGGTAAACTTTTTGAACCTAAAATAAGGTCTATAAAAGTCATAAAAGTTCTTTCACTCACACCATCTTTGTCACTTAACCAATAATCAAAAAACTTAAGATATTTATCTAAAAACTCGTCTGGGTTTTCTAAAGGACGAACAATGGTACCGTTCATATCATAAGGAGTGGCTATATTATAAGAAAATGATTTTATACCATTTTCTTTATATAAATTATATGTGTCTATTAATTTATCTACATTATGGTAGCCAATTACTGTTATTAATCCACAGTTTCCTGTTTTATTAAAATATTTTTTAAAATTACTAAATACTTTGTTACCACTGCCTCTCGAAACATCATGAGCAGTTCCATCATATGATACTCCTACATTTATTTTAAGTTTAATCATAGTTTCTATCATATCATCATCTAGTAATGTTCCATTTGTTTGTAGTTTAAAATCTACTGTATCTATATATTTTTCTACGATTTCACAAGCCTCAGTTAACCACTCTTTACCCATTAACAGGGCTTCGCCACCATGCCAGATCCAATTAACAGATTTAGCAAAGTTGCCTAATTTTTTTGATATTTCCTCAACCGTATCTAATGACATATCATTTTTTATTTCATCTCTATATTTTTTATCATAACAGTAAATACAATTTAAATTACATCTATGGGTAGGTTTAACCATAATACCTATTCTATCTAAGAGTTGCATAATAAGAGCCTTTCATTATTTTTAACTGTTTATATGAATCTTCTAAAAGTTTCTGTTGGTTTATTTCAGCTTTATTGGCAGCAAAATGAACATCTGTATGCCTGAAACCTCGCTCTTCAACATTATTAAATTTTTTAAAAAGCCTTAATTCATTTATATTAAAATTAGCTACTTTATAATCTTTCATGTCTTCACCTCAACTAAAGAGTATTTAAAATAAAATTATCTTCTGTTTAGTAATTTTTTTACTATAGGATTTAAAATTGGTTTATTAGTGTTGTTTATATAGTTATATACATGAGTAAATGTTTTTTTAAATATTGTACAATCTCTAGTAGCATGGCTTGCTACATCTCCATTATCACTTAAAGCTGTTGCTGGACAAGCACCGTGACAAATATGAAAGAGATTACATTTTATCTCGTCTCTGCAGCGTGTTAGTTTTTTACTAACTTGGTTTACATAGTTTTCATAACTAGTGCTTAGAAATGCTTCTTGAAAAGTTAATTCATTAATATTACCCATTTGGTATTCTTCTGTCCAATCTCTACCACATGGATAATAATTACCCCTAGGATCTACACTAATCCATTTATAATTGCAGATCATATTATTACAGACCATGCCCTTTTTTTGACCTATGGCAAGTTTTATTAATCTATCAAAATTTGTTATAGATGATCTACAATCCATTTT
This Clostridium sp. 'deep sea' DNA region includes the following protein-coding sequences:
- a CDS encoding TetR/AcrR family transcriptional regulator produces the protein MLQSNYTRLHDKKDRIITACIKEFATRGYDKCSTSLIAEKAGVSKALIFHYFGNKQKLYWAVVNHAIVYYIKEIEKNVKLIPGDIIHNLRETAFLKSRINYQYPLMTEFIMKCFKEERRIAGKRFIEENYEYAKKMYESVYGNINLNMFLKGLNIKMAIKVVSNTFDGYGYNYVYSQGESETPYNWKKSPLI
- a CDS encoding N-acetylmuramoyl-L-alanine amidase; amino-acid sequence: MIIALDAGHGIETYPLTKSKGVPEMAEFEFNSAVAGYAKKNLQEAGFQVILTQPLQGNSNSLQQRLKISKNNKADFLISIHADYNSDPKPRGYWIFYWHENETAKQFCEHWLNQAQKNFTHPSRGMRAGNLNEWCNFFMNRETHKAGIPAVLIEHGFMSNKADLKLLKSDKFRKQAAQVLTDSIIKMFGRPKPEWRTEIGKHAINELTKAGYLNNPEQWKKDLLKPLPAWVVWEMFRRILKNNKVE
- a CDS encoding phage holin family protein — translated: MQTSNIIKASLAFIAAKIAAVFGGWSDLLTVLVIIISIDIITGILAAFVEKQLSSKIGRRGIAGKVMIFLLVSAGHFGDVALGTAKTNLIMNAVIFFYLGTELLSIIENAGRIGLPVPNALKQAIKIFQNKSEMTQDDNRS
- a CDS encoding radical SAM protein yields the protein MRNLSIFLKLTHRCNLKCKYCYDAQLIKKTGQDIDINNVKKIIKLASKYFKNISLFFHGGEPLIMPVSFYEEINQYAKSLNIGVRYSMTSNGTLVNEEWIDLIKRLKLSYAVSYDGLSSDHYRCDHEIIADKIKLLLSKNINVGLVSVGNEIFLDNIINEYEHIKSLGVKHFRINELFGDGIDNEYTQKYIKSMCKLFDYWIKDQNRIEIFQFKQILKMLTGQSASGALCTNCHDHWIGMDNDGLLGLCDFGAFPRELNFGYLDDYDDFGDILYCKERLELLKQVSKRLEQCYLSGCELAGKCSGGCNAHFYREFKSLDKINGQHCEIYRKLIVYISNKFQKNK
- a CDS encoding radical SAM protein — protein: MQLLDRIGIMVKPTHRCNLNCIYCYDKKYRDEIKNDMSLDTVEEISKKLGNFAKSVNWIWHGGEALLMGKEWLTEACEIVEKYIDTVDFKLQTNGTLLDDDMIETMIKLKINVGVSYDGTAHDVSRGSGNKVFSNFKKYFNKTGNCGLITVIGYHNVDKLIDTYNLYKENGIKSFSYNIATPYDMNGTIVRPLENPDEFLDKYLKFFDYWLSDKDGVSERTFMTFIDLILGSKSLPCYYDTCVGKWLAFNPNGDIYPCDRWYPYNLGNISDYKNIANVFYHKNFLMLKQQQADKRLNCLKTCDFSEYCFGGCNGSSLTLYGDATKPDPNFCYIFKAMIKHVFVKIKDLSIEELDNINPAVSKKLKKSAYRGLSTIKQIIDYNWEGRIGL